A stretch of Microbacterium sp. LWH3-1.2 DNA encodes these proteins:
- a CDS encoding restriction endonuclease subunit S, which yields MSVAIKTVRLGDPEVSEVFLGQSPPSATYNEHREGLPFYQGKADFGLVHPTPRVWCRQGSKFAKPNDVLISVRAPVGDVNMATEDAVIGRGVSAIRAAEGVDPWYLYFALGFMKPALEAQATGSTFASVNGATLRDLQIPLVPFEDQTAISRTLRLLLTQLQGEERALESAAETKAAAMQRLFSQGLRDEPQKETEIGQIPEGWELATIDKHFSVTSGGTPSRGNDSYWVGGTIPWVKTTEVNYSVITETAEHITQAGLDGSAAKMLGTGTLLMAMYGQGVTRGKVGILGIEASCNQACAAMTPTDDDVLPRYLYHFLTSRYEAIRLLAHGGQQQNLNLDIVRKIDVPVPSTTDEQQEIVDVLDALDRKIDLHRRKRDVIGQLFKSLLHKLMTGEVSVDDLDVSALSTLEGSTA from the coding sequence GTGAGCGTTGCGATCAAGACCGTGCGGCTGGGTGACCCTGAGGTGTCTGAGGTCTTTCTCGGCCAGTCGCCTCCTTCGGCTACCTACAACGAGCATCGCGAGGGCCTTCCGTTCTATCAGGGAAAGGCCGACTTCGGACTCGTGCATCCAACCCCGCGAGTCTGGTGCAGACAGGGCAGTAAGTTCGCGAAGCCTAACGACGTTCTGATATCGGTTCGCGCCCCGGTTGGTGACGTGAACATGGCAACGGAGGACGCCGTCATTGGGCGTGGTGTGTCAGCGATCCGCGCCGCCGAGGGGGTTGATCCGTGGTACCTGTACTTCGCGCTCGGGTTCATGAAGCCAGCGCTTGAGGCGCAGGCGACGGGATCTACGTTTGCAAGCGTGAACGGTGCCACCCTGCGCGACCTTCAGATCCCGCTCGTACCGTTCGAAGACCAAACTGCGATCAGCCGGACTCTGAGGTTGCTGTTGACGCAACTCCAAGGGGAGGAGAGGGCGCTCGAGTCGGCCGCTGAGACCAAGGCGGCGGCGATGCAGCGATTGTTCTCCCAGGGGCTGAGGGATGAGCCGCAGAAGGAGACCGAGATCGGCCAAATCCCGGAGGGTTGGGAGTTAGCCACTATCGACAAGCACTTCTCGGTCACCTCTGGCGGGACACCATCGCGGGGTAACGACTCGTACTGGGTCGGTGGCACGATCCCCTGGGTCAAGACGACTGAGGTGAATTACTCCGTTATCACCGAGACGGCCGAACACATCACGCAGGCTGGGCTCGACGGATCTGCCGCGAAGATGCTCGGTACGGGCACGTTGCTGATGGCCATGTACGGGCAAGGCGTAACGCGCGGGAAGGTCGGGATTCTGGGTATCGAGGCATCATGCAACCAGGCCTGTGCGGCGATGACGCCGACGGATGACGATGTCCTGCCGCGGTACCTCTACCACTTTCTGACGTCGAGGTATGAAGCAATCCGCTTGCTAGCGCACGGTGGACAACAGCAGAACCTGAACCTCGACATCGTGCGCAAGATCGACGTGCCGGTGCCGTCCACTACCGATGAGCAGCAGGAGATCGTCGACGTACTTGACGCCCTCGACCGCAAGATCGACCTGCATCGACGCAAGCGCGACGTAATCGGCCAGCTCTTCAAGTCGCTACTCCACAAGCTAATGACGGGCGAGGTATCTGTGGACGACCTCGACGTGAGTGCACTGTCGACGCTCGAAGGGAGCACTGCGTGA
- a CDS encoding N-6 DNA methylase has translation MTEAANVSLLIQAVRAALDLTQAELAERLGVSFATVNRWEGGANSPQRAQLAKITVLAEEAGVDVSDAPIIGDAVVARRRGRQAKSATPTTKPMEQMLWDAACSIRGEKDAPKFKDYLLPLLFLKRLSDVFDDEINRLAEEYGDRDVAIEIADNDHSLLRFYLPPESRWGVVSGRAKYDWPDDERGRSTRPRDVGEHLTKAVRAVVRYNPTLAGVIDVVDFAAERNGERDINPAKLNGVVETFSDPRYRLGLADVQPDFLGRSYEYLLRKFAEGSGQSAGEFFTPTEVGFLMARILRPRPGQTCHDYACGSAGLLIKLQLIAQELDPTAKVPLKLYGQELQAESYAVARMNAIIHDMDVDLRRGDTMINPKFRTPAGSLDQFDLVVANPMWNQSFGASIFEDDPYDRFVKNGGATSGKGDWAWLQHTLSVLKDGGRAAVVLDTGAVTRGSGSKNEDKERNIRKWFVDQDLIEGVILMPDNLFYNTTAAGVIVVLNKRKPESKKGTITLVNASRRFKKGKPKNHLADEDVTDLAMLFNSGRPVEGEVAVIHTAQAADADYSLSPSRWVTSADAANHRDISELVADLQALSADAAKNDDALFALLKGIQ, from the coding sequence ATGACAGAAGCCGCGAATGTTTCTCTGCTAATCCAGGCCGTCCGTGCTGCACTCGACCTGACGCAGGCCGAGCTGGCTGAGCGTCTCGGCGTCTCGTTCGCCACGGTAAACAGGTGGGAAGGCGGGGCCAACAGCCCGCAAAGGGCGCAACTGGCAAAGATCACTGTGCTGGCCGAAGAGGCCGGCGTCGACGTCAGCGATGCCCCCATCATCGGCGACGCAGTGGTGGCCCGTCGTCGCGGCCGGCAGGCTAAGTCGGCGACACCGACCACGAAGCCGATGGAGCAGATGCTCTGGGACGCGGCCTGCTCGATTCGCGGCGAGAAGGACGCGCCGAAATTCAAGGACTATTTGCTCCCGTTGTTGTTCCTGAAGCGCTTATCCGACGTCTTCGATGATGAGATCAACCGCCTCGCTGAGGAGTACGGCGACCGCGACGTCGCCATCGAGATCGCGGACAATGACCACAGTCTCCTCCGCTTCTACCTCCCGCCCGAGTCTCGGTGGGGAGTAGTTAGTGGCCGGGCAAAGTACGACTGGCCGGACGACGAGCGCGGCCGCTCGACCCGCCCCCGCGACGTTGGCGAGCACCTGACCAAAGCGGTGCGTGCTGTCGTCCGTTACAACCCCACACTGGCCGGGGTGATCGACGTCGTCGACTTCGCGGCCGAGCGCAACGGCGAGCGAGACATCAATCCCGCCAAGCTCAACGGTGTCGTCGAGACCTTCTCGGATCCGCGCTACCGGCTCGGACTCGCTGATGTGCAACCCGACTTCCTCGGTCGTTCCTACGAGTACCTCCTCCGCAAGTTCGCCGAAGGTTCCGGCCAGAGCGCCGGTGAGTTCTTCACCCCCACCGAGGTGGGCTTCCTGATGGCCCGGATCCTCCGCCCCAGGCCGGGGCAAACCTGCCACGACTACGCGTGCGGATCGGCTGGACTTCTCATCAAGCTCCAGCTCATCGCTCAGGAGCTCGATCCGACCGCGAAGGTGCCTCTGAAGCTCTACGGGCAGGAACTTCAGGCCGAGAGTTACGCGGTCGCGCGGATGAACGCGATCATCCATGACATGGACGTCGACCTCCGTCGGGGCGACACCATGATCAATCCCAAGTTCCGTACGCCTGCGGGTTCCCTCGACCAATTTGACCTCGTTGTGGCCAATCCGATGTGGAACCAGTCCTTTGGGGCCAGCATCTTCGAGGACGACCCATACGACCGCTTCGTCAAGAACGGCGGCGCGACTTCGGGTAAGGGCGACTGGGCCTGGCTCCAGCACACGTTGTCGGTTCTCAAGGACGGAGGCCGTGCTGCCGTGGTTCTCGACACCGGGGCTGTGACTCGCGGCTCTGGCTCGAAAAATGAGGATAAGGAACGAAACATCCGAAAGTGGTTCGTCGACCAGGATTTGATTGAGGGCGTCATCCTTATGCCAGACAACCTGTTCTACAACACCACCGCCGCGGGCGTGATCGTGGTGCTGAACAAGCGCAAGCCCGAGTCCAAGAAGGGCACGATCACGCTCGTCAATGCCAGCAGGCGCTTCAAGAAGGGCAAGCCCAAGAACCACCTCGCCGACGAGGACGTCACTGATCTTGCGATGCTCTTCAACTCGGGCCGGCCCGTTGAGGGCGAGGTTGCGGTCATCCACACCGCGCAGGCGGCTGACGCGGACTATAGCCTCAGCCCGAGCCGATGGGTCACCAGTGCGGACGCCGCCAACCATCGAGACATCAGCGAACTCGTGGCCGACCTGCAAGCACTTTCTGCGGATGCCGCGAAGAATGACGACGCGCTCTTCGCACTCCTGAAAGGAATCCAGTGA
- a CDS encoding CBASS cGAMP-activated phospholipase, with protein sequence MSTEHVSSGVPRRILTIDGGGIKGVFPAAFLADLESELDQPLASYFDLIVGTSTGGIIALALGLDIPASDILRFYEEKGPQIFKGSKRLGPLRQLVTAKYDPAPLKAALTEVFGDRRVGESTTRLVIPALNLSTGEVNVFKTAHHERFERDYKLRAVDVAMATAAAPTYFPTHRLTNGVPLVDGGMWANNPMGAAAVEAIGLLEWEKGDVELLGVGCTEAPANFQASRDRRHGLANYWAKRIVKVFMSGQSSSSIGSTMLLLGHTHVVRVSPVVDERQYKLDGVEGIPELRALGADQARTQLPLLRARFFSTAAAPFVPVRVLENEEAAR encoded by the coding sequence ATGAGTACAGAGCATGTCAGCTCGGGGGTGCCTCGACGCATTCTCACGATCGACGGCGGAGGCATCAAGGGCGTGTTTCCCGCGGCCTTTCTTGCCGATCTGGAAAGCGAACTCGACCAGCCGTTGGCGTCCTACTTCGATCTGATCGTCGGCACCTCGACCGGTGGCATCATCGCCCTGGCGCTAGGTCTCGACATCCCGGCGTCAGACATCCTCCGCTTCTACGAGGAAAAGGGGCCGCAGATCTTCAAGGGGAGCAAGCGGCTCGGGCCGCTTCGGCAGCTGGTCACGGCCAAGTACGACCCGGCGCCGCTGAAGGCAGCGCTCACCGAGGTTTTTGGCGATCGGCGCGTCGGCGAGAGCACGACGCGGTTGGTCATTCCGGCCCTCAACCTCTCGACGGGCGAGGTCAACGTCTTCAAGACCGCCCATCATGAGCGGTTCGAGCGCGACTACAAGCTGCGAGCCGTCGACGTTGCCATGGCGACGGCCGCCGCGCCGACCTATTTCCCGACGCACCGCCTCACCAACGGAGTCCCGCTGGTGGACGGCGGCATGTGGGCCAACAACCCTATGGGTGCGGCGGCGGTGGAAGCGATCGGACTCCTCGAGTGGGAGAAAGGGGATGTCGAGCTCCTTGGTGTCGGCTGCACGGAGGCGCCCGCCAACTTCCAGGCAAGCCGAGATCGCCGCCACGGGCTTGCGAATTACTGGGCGAAACGAATCGTGAAGGTCTTCATGTCGGGACAGTCGTCGTCCTCGATCGGATCAACCATGCTGCTGCTCGGTCACACCCACGTCGTGCGCGTCTCACCCGTCGTCGACGAACGGCAGTACAAGCTGGACGGCGTAGAAGGAATCCCGGAGCTTCGCGCCCTCGGTGCTGATCAGGCACGCACACAATTGCCGCTCCTGCGCGCGCGGTTCTTCTCGACGGCCGCAGCGCCGTTCGTTCCAGTTCGGGTGCTTGAGAACGAGGAGGCGGCACGATGA
- a CDS encoding SMODS domain-containing nucleotidyltransferase, which produces MKLIKHFDAFLVNKVNLGDGRIKQLDERVTAITNFVQAGDDAFATNFIDILPQGSYAHRTIINPVRANDEFDADLLLEMDEVDEWEAEDYVQELYTVFRGSSTYRDMVSRHDRCIRIDYANEFHIDLVPYMERRSAHYISNRAENQFELTNPEGYNKWLDEQNRLASGRLVNVIRLVKYLRDFKDTFSCKSVILSILLGNSVSDAVAWGDDSQYADVPTALKNIVGALDVYLQDNELMPSIDDPSEPTENYNHRWNQDEYANFRAKIHVYRGWIDEAYYEESAEESKVKWRRLFGDKFGTYDTTVKKASEAHLGVEGVRNTDETIGDRWGIPIRLDVRYRVSLTGRVAKRRGFRDYELGRYGNVVPVKSDIKFRVQHNVPGPVEVYWKVRNTGEEAIRADCIRGQVEKDNGTLTRTEPTSYRGRHYVEAYVVKDGVCVAISRQDVSIK; this is translated from the coding sequence ATGAAGCTCATCAAGCACTTCGACGCGTTCCTCGTCAACAAGGTCAATCTCGGCGACGGCCGCATCAAGCAGCTCGACGAGCGCGTCACGGCAATCACGAACTTCGTGCAAGCGGGCGATGATGCCTTCGCGACCAACTTCATCGACATCCTCCCGCAGGGCAGCTACGCCCACCGCACAATCATCAATCCGGTGCGCGCCAACGATGAGTTCGACGCGGACCTCTTGCTCGAGATGGACGAGGTGGATGAGTGGGAAGCCGAGGACTACGTCCAGGAGTTGTACACCGTGTTCCGTGGCAGCTCGACCTACCGCGACATGGTCAGCCGGCACGACCGCTGCATCCGGATCGACTACGCCAACGAGTTCCACATCGATCTGGTGCCCTATATGGAAAGGCGCAGCGCCCACTACATCAGCAACCGGGCCGAGAACCAGTTCGAACTGACCAACCCGGAGGGCTACAACAAATGGCTCGATGAGCAGAACCGTCTCGCGAGCGGCCGTCTCGTCAACGTCATCCGGCTCGTCAAGTACCTGCGCGACTTCAAGGACACCTTCAGCTGTAAGTCCGTGATCCTGTCCATCCTTCTTGGCAACAGCGTCAGCGACGCTGTCGCGTGGGGCGACGACTCGCAGTACGCCGACGTGCCAACCGCGCTCAAGAACATCGTCGGCGCGCTCGACGTCTACCTGCAGGACAACGAACTGATGCCGAGCATCGACGACCCGAGCGAGCCGACCGAGAACTACAACCATCGCTGGAATCAGGACGAGTACGCCAACTTCCGCGCCAAGATCCACGTCTACCGCGGTTGGATCGACGAGGCGTATTACGAGGAAAGCGCCGAAGAGTCCAAGGTGAAGTGGCGTCGACTCTTCGGCGATAAGTTCGGCACCTACGACACGACCGTGAAGAAGGCGTCCGAGGCACACCTCGGCGTCGAAGGCGTCCGCAACACCGATGAGACGATCGGTGATCGGTGGGGCATCCCGATCCGCCTCGATGTGCGCTACCGCGTGAGTCTGACCGGTCGCGTTGCAAAACGTCGCGGCTTTAGGGACTACGAGCTCGGCCGATACGGCAACGTGGTGCCTGTGAAGTCAGACATCAAGTTCCGCGTCCAGCACAACGTGCCAGGACCAGTTGAGGTGTACTGGAAGGTGCGAAACACCGGAGAGGAAGCGATCCGCGCCGATTGCATCCGTGGGCAAGTCGAGAAGGACAACGGCACGCTGACTCGGACGGAGCCGACCTCGTACCGCGGACGACACTACGTCGAGGCGTATGTCGTGAAAGACGGTGTCTGCGTCGCCATCAGCCGGCAGGACGTCAGCATCAAATAG
- a CDS encoding AAA family ATPase — translation MRGGLERWKRGVESRGVRQAIGYALEGTCDAHLHHSPGVDALEAYGAASSSTVSRFIVASGRIGSDELTTGGLRVWLTGHDPITGEERGHQRLSPDADLLLDGTLNHPKSYSIAALLHPKLAAEFEALQDRLRDRILLTWQTELNARRGHGGLIREEITRIEVVELRHRRSRALDPHIHRHLWLNIKVLGADGKWSNLDSRVAMKLHTVVNAEGELAARTDPAWISALARHGYTLDDTGEVAELAGAVRPVSRRSAQIEGNRARLIAEWSAAHGGSAPSVEVLHQIDRRAWAVSRPNKPADLDETTWEARVRDEIAAINPSLTTRRAPIPVAPTDLHAVDLDLLAAQAVVDADERSASCGGRFSIFDIRAGAIRALSRTGVVAERDRLDGVIAEISERATGAVYRLVAEPPAHVKAFMATETVCAKVRLAGRLDVLARPGRSLLSGELQRFALNEDLSALDASQCVAACAIAGTDGLVTVTGPAGAGKTTMLRAAFAALTSQRRRMLVVAPTRKAASVASREVGGAASSIHALLSDHGYRWGTDETGAKVWTRLRVGDVDPSMGFVYGGPTQYVLRSRDRIVVDEAGMVDLQTANVLVELAIEQGVGLAFVGDTHQALPVGHAGAMGSAIRHANAAVELDTVHRFRDPDYAALTLRLRNAGDRERALAVAGELAEHGHIDRVEHHDAACERMIDAYFDWHARGKRVTLVSGTNAEADAINDAIQQRRVDQGELDVRVVAWGMRQQRILVGDTVQTRRNDRLTGVENRAQWIVRGIRDEYVSLVSVGDSGEVGRVSTEYAHEHLQLAYASTVHGVQGDTADASVVGPDVDAAGLYVGLTRGRVHNVAIVVARTDAAARECLAESMQRGTPELTMQDAVRAAQAEMRRAARNREVAMTTGPVVGAPSAGRDLGM, via the coding sequence ATGCGAGGAGGCCTCGAGCGTTGGAAGCGAGGTGTCGAGTCCCGTGGGGTTCGGCAGGCGATCGGCTACGCGCTCGAGGGCACCTGCGATGCTCACCTGCACCACTCCCCCGGCGTTGACGCGCTCGAAGCGTATGGTGCGGCATCCAGTTCGACGGTCTCGCGATTCATTGTCGCGAGCGGCAGGATCGGCAGCGACGAGCTCACCACCGGCGGCCTTCGTGTCTGGCTCACCGGACACGACCCGATCACCGGGGAAGAGCGCGGCCACCAGCGGCTGAGCCCCGACGCCGATCTGCTGCTCGATGGAACGCTCAACCACCCGAAGTCGTACAGCATCGCCGCGCTGCTGCATCCCAAGCTCGCTGCCGAGTTCGAGGCCCTCCAGGACCGGTTGCGTGACCGCATCCTGCTCACGTGGCAGACGGAGCTCAACGCGCGGCGCGGGCACGGAGGACTCATCCGCGAGGAGATCACCCGCATCGAGGTCGTCGAGCTGCGACATCGGCGCTCGCGCGCGCTCGACCCGCATATCCACCGTCACCTCTGGCTGAACATCAAGGTGCTCGGCGCGGACGGCAAGTGGTCGAACCTCGACTCGCGCGTCGCAATGAAACTGCACACGGTCGTCAACGCGGAGGGCGAGCTCGCCGCCCGCACCGATCCTGCCTGGATCTCCGCACTCGCCCGGCATGGATACACGCTCGACGACACTGGCGAGGTCGCCGAACTCGCCGGTGCTGTCCGGCCCGTGTCGCGTCGGTCGGCGCAGATCGAAGGCAACCGCGCGCGCCTGATCGCGGAGTGGTCGGCGGCGCACGGAGGATCGGCACCGAGCGTGGAGGTGCTGCACCAGATCGATCGGCGCGCGTGGGCGGTGTCGCGTCCGAACAAGCCGGCCGATCTCGATGAGACGACGTGGGAAGCGCGCGTCCGCGACGAGATCGCAGCGATCAATCCGAGCCTGACCACCCGGCGCGCACCCATCCCCGTCGCTCCAACAGACCTCCATGCCGTCGATCTGGATCTGCTCGCCGCACAAGCGGTCGTCGACGCGGACGAACGGTCCGCATCATGCGGCGGGAGGTTCAGCATCTTTGACATCCGTGCCGGCGCGATACGCGCGCTCTCACGCACGGGGGTCGTTGCCGAGCGCGACCGGCTCGATGGCGTGATCGCCGAGATCTCGGAGCGTGCCACGGGTGCCGTCTATCGGCTGGTTGCGGAGCCGCCGGCGCACGTCAAGGCGTTCATGGCGACCGAGACCGTGTGCGCCAAGGTGCGTCTCGCCGGCCGCCTGGACGTGCTCGCCCGACCCGGGCGCTCCCTGCTGTCGGGAGAGTTGCAGCGGTTCGCCCTGAACGAGGATCTGTCGGCACTGGACGCGTCGCAATGCGTTGCCGCGTGCGCCATCGCCGGCACGGACGGCCTCGTGACGGTGACCGGCCCCGCCGGCGCGGGTAAGACGACGATGCTGCGCGCTGCGTTCGCGGCACTCACGTCGCAACGGCGGCGGATGCTCGTTGTTGCTCCCACGCGGAAGGCGGCGTCGGTGGCGTCTCGCGAGGTCGGGGGCGCGGCATCCAGCATTCATGCCCTGCTTTCGGACCACGGCTACCGGTGGGGCACCGACGAGACCGGCGCGAAGGTATGGACAAGGCTCCGAGTGGGAGACGTCGACCCCAGCATGGGCTTCGTGTACGGCGGACCCACGCAGTACGTGTTGCGTTCTCGCGATCGGATCGTCGTCGACGAGGCCGGCATGGTCGACCTGCAGACGGCGAACGTCCTCGTCGAACTCGCGATCGAGCAGGGTGTCGGGCTGGCCTTCGTGGGTGACACGCATCAGGCGTTGCCGGTCGGACATGCGGGCGCAATGGGTTCTGCGATCCGGCACGCGAACGCTGCGGTCGAGCTCGACACGGTGCACCGGTTCCGTGATCCCGACTACGCGGCGCTCACGCTTCGGCTCCGAAATGCGGGTGATCGCGAGCGTGCGCTGGCGGTTGCGGGCGAGCTTGCCGAACACGGTCACATCGACCGGGTCGAACATCACGACGCGGCGTGTGAGCGGATGATCGACGCGTACTTCGACTGGCACGCGCGCGGCAAGCGCGTGACGTTGGTATCAGGCACGAATGCGGAGGCAGACGCGATCAACGACGCCATCCAGCAGCGGCGAGTCGATCAGGGCGAGCTCGACGTCCGCGTCGTCGCGTGGGGAATGAGGCAGCAGCGCATCCTCGTCGGAGACACCGTCCAGACCCGTCGCAATGACCGGCTCACGGGTGTCGAGAATCGCGCGCAGTGGATTGTGCGCGGCATCCGCGACGAGTATGTGTCTCTTGTCTCCGTGGGCGACAGCGGCGAGGTGGGGCGCGTGTCCACCGAGTACGCCCACGAGCACCTGCAGCTCGCCTACGCGTCCACCGTGCACGGTGTGCAGGGCGACACCGCCGACGCGTCGGTGGTCGGGCCGGATGTGGATGCCGCAGGGCTCTACGTGGGCCTCACGCGAGGGCGGGTGCATAACGTCGCGATCGTCGTGGCGCGGACGGATGCCGCGGCGCGCGAGTGCCTCGCCGAGTCGATGCAGCGCGGCACTCCGGAGTTGACGATGCAGGATGCTGTGCGCGCGGCCCAGGCAGAGATGCGTCGCGCGGCGAGGAACCGGGAGGTGGCGATGACTACTGGGCCAGTGGTTGGGGCGCCGAGTGCGGGGCGCGATCTCGGGATGTAG
- a CDS encoding ImmA/IrrE family metallo-endopeptidase: MTRHTATDTRFDFAPNPGRILQRELDSRGISQAQLAARTGLSTKHVNLVIKGTAPLSADVAVTLEEILGVSAEMWLGLEAARQAQGARAERRDALAGFAEWASTFPRQLLIERGVIEQLDHGPAVAAKLLSFFEVASPHAFAKTWLEPQASYKRSQIHVIDTNLTALWLRLSELQAAELIDKAPPYDPTKLRDVAAELPRLTTQGPRVAFQRAQDLLLEAGVVLVFVAELPNTRISGVSRWIHKTPMIAVTSRYKTLDSLWFTLLHEVAHVLLHPKRSTFVDDFRANDDADAQETAANRFAEEHLIPGAYRDALLSATTTSTIRSIAHDLRVSPSLVAGQWAFLTKTWNGPIAKLRQSVDLAEALAAP; the protein is encoded by the coding sequence ATGACTAGACACACCGCCACCGACACCCGGTTTGATTTCGCCCCGAACCCAGGGCGCATATTGCAGCGCGAACTTGACTCCCGCGGGATCAGTCAAGCTCAACTTGCCGCGCGGACCGGGCTCAGCACAAAGCACGTCAATCTCGTCATCAAAGGGACCGCACCGCTGTCTGCGGATGTCGCTGTCACCCTTGAGGAGATCCTCGGTGTGTCTGCTGAGATGTGGTTGGGCCTTGAGGCTGCCCGTCAAGCGCAGGGCGCGCGAGCCGAACGGCGAGACGCGCTGGCGGGATTCGCGGAGTGGGCCAGCACGTTCCCTCGGCAACTGCTCATCGAGCGAGGGGTGATTGAGCAACTAGATCACGGGCCGGCTGTAGCGGCGAAGCTACTCTCCTTCTTCGAAGTTGCTTCCCCACACGCCTTCGCGAAGACCTGGCTAGAGCCGCAAGCCTCCTACAAGCGCAGCCAGATACATGTAATCGACACCAATCTGACGGCGCTCTGGCTCAGGCTGTCCGAGCTGCAGGCGGCAGAGCTCATCGACAAGGCGCCACCCTATGACCCAACCAAGCTGCGAGACGTTGCCGCTGAGCTACCCAGACTCACCACGCAAGGGCCGCGAGTTGCCTTCCAGCGGGCCCAGGATCTATTGCTAGAGGCAGGAGTGGTCTTGGTGTTCGTTGCAGAGCTGCCCAACACGCGAATCAGTGGTGTGTCGAGGTGGATCCACAAGACGCCGATGATCGCGGTGACGAGTCGCTATAAGACGCTGGACAGTCTTTGGTTCACGTTGCTACACGAGGTTGCTCACGTCCTTCTGCATCCGAAGCGGAGCACGTTCGTCGACGACTTTAGGGCGAACGACGATGCGGATGCGCAGGAGACGGCCGCAAATCGATTCGCGGAGGAGCACCTGATTCCAGGGGCGTACCGGGATGCTCTACTGTCCGCCACAACCACGTCAACGATCCGTTCGATCGCGCACGATCTTCGCGTATCTCCGAGTCTCGTTGCTGGTCAGTGGGCGTTCCTAACAAAGACGTGGAACGGTCCGATTGCCAAGTTGCGGCAGAGCGTCGATCTTGCAGAGGCCCTCGCTGCACCTTGA
- a CDS encoding ThiF family adenylyltransferase, translating into MLIATYALSTGSERTTALVKTVILPREGERHLHGNASFTSAYVLRASVEAQALGHGLILLHSHPHSAGWQRLSDMDRNTESEYERVARTITKTPLVGMTLGGADEAWSARFWFDRTAPSWAESVRTVSAKLKVTWNDQLRGIPAVTRSQQRTVSSWGESTQKSIARLRILVVGAGSVGLDVAQRLAATGIEEIGVMDYDAVEIVNLDRMIGATRLDAALGRAKVDVAARLMKSAATARRFRVSTHEVSITDPAGVSMALDYDVIFSCVDRPWPRAVLNEIAYSDLIPVIDGGIALDTFRDGRMRNGIWRAHTLVPGRPCMACLGQLVLGDVALDKNGLLDDPEYIAGANREAPSRQNVAALSSSVSAALLAQFVSLTAHPGGRGVSAPLRYLLSTHTLEHSAAPSGPYCPYENALAVGDARTPIAEQREDWRAIVRQRSTKKATLRLRGLAAIEGILTRAIGRLK; encoded by the coding sequence GTGCTGATCGCGACCTACGCACTCTCCACCGGATCCGAGCGCACCACGGCGCTCGTCAAGACGGTGATCCTTCCTCGCGAAGGCGAGCGCCACCTACATGGCAACGCCTCGTTTACTAGCGCATATGTCCTGCGTGCGTCAGTCGAAGCTCAGGCACTCGGGCATGGCCTAATTCTCCTGCACTCGCACCCGCACAGCGCGGGCTGGCAGCGACTCAGCGACATGGACCGCAACACAGAGTCCGAGTACGAGCGCGTCGCGCGAACCATCACGAAGACGCCGCTCGTCGGCATGACACTGGGCGGCGCCGACGAGGCGTGGTCAGCACGATTCTGGTTCGACCGGACCGCCCCGTCCTGGGCCGAATCTGTACGAACAGTGTCGGCGAAGCTCAAGGTCACTTGGAACGACCAGCTTCGCGGCATCCCGGCGGTGACTCGTTCCCAACAGCGGACGGTTTCATCGTGGGGCGAGAGCACGCAGAAATCGATCGCACGGCTCCGGATCCTCGTCGTGGGCGCGGGAAGCGTCGGGCTCGACGTCGCCCAGCGTCTCGCCGCCACGGGCATCGAAGAGATCGGTGTCATGGATTACGACGCCGTCGAAATCGTCAACTTGGATCGCATGATCGGCGCAACACGCCTCGATGCCGCCCTCGGACGCGCCAAGGTAGACGTCGCCGCGCGCCTGATGAAATCGGCGGCGACCGCCCGAAGGTTCCGCGTTAGCACGCACGAGGTCAGCATCACCGACCCGGCTGGCGTGAGCATGGCGCTGGATTACGACGTGATCTTCTCGTGCGTTGATCGGCCGTGGCCGCGTGCGGTTCTCAATGAGATCGCCTACTCGGACCTGATCCCCGTCATCGATGGCGGCATCGCCCTCGACACCTTCCGCGACGGGCGCATGCGTAATGGCATCTGGCGAGCACACACCCTTGTACCTGGCCGACCCTGCATGGCTTGTCTCGGGCAACTCGTCCTCGGAGACGTCGCTCTCGACAAGAACGGGCTCCTCGACGACCCCGAGTACATCGCCGGCGCGAATCGAGAAGCGCCTTCGCGGCAGAATGTCGCTGCACTCTCCTCCAGCGTCAGCGCCGCTCTCCTCGCGCAATTCGTGAGCCTCACCGCCCATCCCGGCGGCCGCGGCGTCTCGGCTCCGCTTCGCTACCTCCTGTCGACCCACACGCTCGAGCACTCCGCGGCACCCTCCGGTCCCTACTGTCCCTACGAGAACGCCCTTGCAGTGGGCGACGCACGAACGCCGATCGCTGAGCAGCGCGAAGACTGGCGGGCGATCGTTCGGCAACGAAGTACAAAGAAGGCAACGCTGCGGCTCCGCGGCCTCGCTGCCATCGAGGGCATCTTGACCCGCGCCATCGGGCGCCTGAAGTAG